In a single window of the Sphingosinicella microcystinivorans genome:
- a CDS encoding SDR family NAD(P)-dependent oxidoreductase produces the protein MGFFDLTGKVAVITGSSRGIGRAIAESMATAGARVVISSRRQEACDEAAAGINAVHGAGTATGIAASISSRTALQELVERARAACGHIDILVCNAASNPYYGPLAGISDDQFRKTLENNILSNHWLIQMVAPEMIARRDGAIIIVSSVGGFLGSANIGAYCISKAADFQLVRNLATELGPHNIRVNAIAPGTIRTDFAKALWEDPAAETALCEATPLGRIGEPEDVAGTAVFLASRAGAYITGQAIVVDGGWTIVKGI, from the coding sequence ATGGGTTTCTTTGATCTTACGGGCAAGGTCGCTGTGATCACCGGGTCATCCAGGGGGATCGGGCGTGCGATTGCCGAAAGCATGGCGACGGCAGGCGCCCGTGTCGTCATCTCGAGCCGCAGGCAGGAGGCGTGCGACGAGGCCGCGGCGGGCATCAATGCGGTTCACGGCGCCGGGACGGCGACCGGAATCGCGGCAAGCATCTCGTCCAGGACGGCTTTGCAGGAACTGGTCGAGCGGGCCCGCGCGGCCTGCGGTCATATTGATATTCTGGTCTGCAACGCGGCGTCCAATCCCTATTACGGTCCGCTTGCCGGCATCAGCGATGATCAGTTTCGCAAGACGCTGGAGAACAACATCCTCTCCAATCACTGGCTGATCCAGATGGTTGCGCCGGAAATGATCGCGCGCAGGGATGGCGCGATCATTATCGTGTCTTCGGTCGGCGGGTTCCTCGGCTCGGCCAACATCGGCGCCTACTGCATCTCGAAAGCCGCCGATTTCCAGCTTGTCCGCAATCTGGCAACGGAGCTGGGCCCGCACAACATTCGCGTGAACGCGATCGCGCCCGGCACCATTCGAACCGATTTCGCCAAGGCGCTCTGGGAGGACCCTGCGGCGGAAACGGCGCTGTGCGAAGCCACGCCCCTCGGCCGCATAGGAGAGCCCGAGGACGTTGCCGGCACGGCGGTGTTCCTCGCATCGCGTGCGGGTGCCTACATCACCGGCCAGGCGATCGTCGTCGACGGCGGCTGGACGATCGTGAAGGGAATCTGA
- a CDS encoding 2-oxo acid dehydrogenase subunit E2 — protein MPLDLTGLPPWPEDDFSQYGDVEQATIGKYQAVAASQLHRNWLAIPHVTHHDDLDVTEAEQRRSAWNTQNALRVSPLVPLVRAVAAAIDRFPIFGSSLGTDGKTLIYKKYRHIGIAVETPRGLLVPVLRNVDVRSLSGLATEIASLAEKARSRGLSMSEMAGGVITLSSLGHIGGTGFTPIINAPQVAIVGVTKLVERPVFGNGNSVLRRSFLPVSLSYDHRVINGADAARFVRAIGEELNGVTYA, from the coding sequence ATGCCGCTTGATCTGACGGGGCTTCCTCCGTGGCCGGAGGATGACTTCTCACAATACGGAGACGTGGAGCAGGCCACGATCGGGAAGTATCAGGCCGTCGCCGCCAGCCAGTTGCATCGCAACTGGCTGGCGATCCCGCACGTGACGCATCATGATGATCTGGATGTCACCGAGGCCGAGCAAAGACGCAGCGCGTGGAATACGCAAAACGCGCTCCGGGTCAGCCCGCTCGTACCGCTCGTCCGGGCCGTGGCGGCTGCAATTGATCGCTTCCCGATCTTCGGCAGTTCGTTGGGCACTGACGGGAAGACCCTGATCTACAAGAAATACCGTCACATCGGCATAGCGGTCGAAACGCCGAGGGGACTGCTGGTACCGGTGCTGCGGAATGTCGATGTCCGATCCCTTTCCGGGCTGGCGACGGAGATCGCATCGCTTGCAGAGAAGGCGCGAAGCCGGGGCCTGTCGATGTCCGAAATGGCCGGGGGCGTGATCACGCTCTCCTCGCTCGGCCATATCGGAGGAACCGGGTTCACGCCCATCATCAATGCCCCGCAGGTCGCGATCGTGGGTGTGACGAAACTCGTCGAGCGGCCCGTCTTCGGGAACGGGAATTCAGTGCTTCGCCGCAGTTTCCTTCCCGTTTCGCTGTCCTACGACCACCGCGTGATCAACGGCGCGGACGCGGCCCGTTTCGTGCGGGCCATCGGTGAGGAACTGAACGGGGTCACCTACGCGTGA